The proteins below come from a single Thalassotalea ponticola genomic window:
- the pstB gene encoding phosphate ABC transporter ATP-binding protein PstB, giving the protein MINVKPEIAMPSSEIIDINNLSPEQVALEIKGLNLYYGDKQALNDISMKIPKGQVTAFIGPSGCGKSTLLRCINRMNDLVDSCRIEGQIELHGENIYGKHVDVAQLRRKVGMVFQRPNPFPKTIYENVVYGLRLVGENNRRVLDEVCERSLRAAALWNEVKDRLHDSALGLSGGQQQRLVIARAIAIEPEVLLLDEPTSALDPISTLTIEELINDLKQKYTVVIVTHNMQQAARVSDQTAFMYMGDLIEYADTNTLFTTPSKQKTEDYITGRYG; this is encoded by the coding sequence ATGATTAATGTGAAACCTGAAATTGCAATGCCAAGCAGTGAGATCATCGATATTAATAACTTATCACCAGAGCAAGTAGCACTGGAAATAAAGGGATTAAATTTATACTACGGTGACAAGCAAGCGTTAAATGACATTTCGATGAAGATACCCAAGGGCCAAGTAACCGCGTTTATTGGACCAAGTGGTTGCGGTAAATCAACTTTACTGCGCTGTATTAACCGCATGAATGACTTAGTCGACAGTTGCCGTATTGAAGGTCAGATAGAGCTTCACGGCGAAAACATTTATGGCAAGCACGTTGATGTTGCTCAGCTGCGTCGCAAAGTCGGTATGGTATTTCAACGTCCGAACCCATTTCCGAAAACCATTTACGAAAACGTCGTATACGGGTTGCGTTTGGTTGGCGAGAACAATCGACGCGTGTTAGATGAAGTATGTGAGCGCTCATTGCGAGCCGCCGCACTGTGGAATGAGGTTAAAGACCGACTGCACGACAGTGCCTTGGGCTTATCAGGTGGACAACAACAACGTTTGGTTATTGCGCGCGCGATAGCCATTGAACCTGAAGTGCTACTATTAGATGAACCTACATCGGCACTGGATCCCATTTCAACACTGACCATTGAAGAACTAATCAATGATCTAAAACAAAAATACACGGTGGTTATAGTAACTCATAACATGCAACAAGCGGCTCGTGTATCCGATCAAACCGCCTTTATGTACATGGGCGATTTAATTGAATACGCAGACACCAACACCTTGTTCACTACACCAAGTAAACAAAAAACAGAAGATTACATTACCGGTCGTTACGGTTAA
- the phoU gene encoding phosphate signaling complex protein PhoU — protein MDTLDTGRHISGQFNQELDAVRNDVMIMGGLVEQQLKDALRSVHEDNEELAQKVLSSDYKINRMEVSIDEVCTRIIAKRQPAASDLRLIMAIIKTIADLERIADEAEKIAKVTLEDFSAKQKELVLSLENLGQLTLKTLNASLDAFTRMDFDAALKVHQSDERIDREYEALMRQLMTYMMQDPRSIPSIMSVIWSARALERIGDRCQNICEYVIYFVKGKVIRHISADAAHQLLEQ, from the coding sequence ATGGATACATTAGATACTGGCCGACACATATCAGGCCAATTTAACCAAGAGCTCGATGCTGTTCGAAATGACGTGATGATCATGGGTGGCTTGGTTGAACAACAGCTCAAAGACGCGTTGCGTTCAGTACATGAAGACAATGAAGAACTCGCACAAAAAGTACTATCAAGTGATTACAAAATTAATCGCATGGAAGTGTCAATTGACGAGGTATGTACGCGTATCATTGCAAAGCGTCAACCAGCTGCCAGTGATTTGCGCTTGATTATGGCTATCATCAAAACAATCGCAGACTTAGAGCGCATTGCCGATGAAGCGGAAAAAATCGCCAAGGTTACATTAGAAGATTTCAGTGCGAAGCAAAAAGAGTTGGTCCTAAGTTTAGAAAACTTAGGACAATTAACCTTGAAAACATTAAATGCATCGCTTGATGCGTTTACTCGTATGGATTTTGATGCTGCGTTAAAAGTACATCAAAGCGATGAGCGAATTGATCGCGAATACGAAGCATTAATGCGTCAGTTAATGACCTACATGATGCAAGACCCTCGTTCAATACCGTCGATTATGTCGGTGATTTGGTCGGCTCGTGCACTAGAGCGCATTGGTGACCGATGTCAAAATATCTGTGAATACGTGATTTACTTTGTTAAAGGCAAGGTGATTCGCCATATTTCGGCCGATGCGGCGCATCAATTATTAGAGCAGTGA
- a CDS encoding TIGR00153 family protein, giving the protein MSGNNILGVFAKSPIKPLEKHIRKVHECTSHLPDFFKACAEENWEKAEDIRKTISSLEKEADKLKREIRNELPSGIFMPVQRTDVLELVSQQDKIANKAKDIAGRFLGRKMEAPASLLADFDAYVSRCLDAVKQAAKAINELDDLLEAGFRGREVDLVENMIEKLAKIEDDTDRMQVELRRNLLAIEDQLNPVDVIFLYQIIEWVGDLADLAERVGARLEIMLAR; this is encoded by the coding sequence ATGAGTGGAAATAATATACTGGGTGTGTTTGCAAAGTCACCCATCAAACCTTTGGAAAAACACATTCGTAAAGTACATGAGTGTACGTCGCATTTACCTGACTTTTTTAAAGCTTGTGCTGAAGAAAATTGGGAAAAAGCCGAGGATATTCGCAAAACGATTTCATCACTTGAAAAAGAAGCTGATAAGTTGAAACGTGAAATTCGCAACGAATTACCCAGTGGCATTTTTATGCCAGTGCAACGTACCGATGTACTTGAGTTGGTTAGTCAACAAGACAAAATTGCCAACAAAGCCAAAGACATAGCGGGTCGCTTTTTAGGTCGAAAAATGGAAGCGCCAGCGTCTCTGTTAGCCGACTTTGACGCCTATGTAAGCCGCTGTTTAGACGCAGTAAAACAAGCGGCAAAAGCGATTAATGAACTTGATGATCTACTTGAAGCAGGTTTTCGTGGCCGAGAGGTTGATTTGGTTGAAAATATGATCGAAAAACTGGCCAAAATCGAAGATGATACCGACCGCATGCAGGTTGAGTTGCGTCGCAACTTATTGGCGATTGAAGATCAACTCAACCCAGTTGATGTGATCTTTTTATATCAAATTATTGAGTGGGTTGGCGATTTGGCCGATCTTGCCGAGCGTGTTGGTGCGCGTTTAGAAATTATGCTCGCACGCTAA